CGGCGATCAGGCCGGACAGGCCGAGCAGGGCCAGCCAGGCCAGCAGCGAGGCGGGGCCGGCCGCCCGGGCGGCCAGGCCCGGGAGCAGCAGCAGGCTCGGGCCGAGCAGGGCGCCGATGTACAGCGCGGACGCCCCGGCGGTGGACAGCTGGGACGGGGTCGGCCGGGAGGAGGACGGCTGGGCGCGGGTTGCTGCCGCGGTGTCGGTCATGGCTCGATCATGGCCCGGATCGCGCGGCACGCGCTGGCGAATTCCGCCCCGCCGGAGCCCCGGAACGGCAGATCGTGCCGCGACCGGCCCGCTAGGGTGCACGATATGCCGAGTAACTCGTACGACCGTATCGATCGTGCCATCCTGGAGCACCTCCAGCGGAACGGCCGCACCGCCAACGTCGACCTCGCCGACGCCGTCCGGCTCTCCCCGTCCTCCTGCCTGCGCCGGACCAAGGCGCTGGAGGCGGACGGCGTGATCGCCGGGTACCGGGCCGAACTCGACCGGGACAGCGTCGGGTTGGGGCTGACGGTGTTCATCGCGCTGCGGGTCGAGCAGCACTCCCGGGAGACCTCGCGGCACATCGAGGAGAAGCTGTGCGCGATCCCGTCCGTGGTGGCCTGCCACGTGGTCTCCGGGGAGGCGGACTTCCTGGTCGAGGTGGCCGTGCCCGACCTCGCCGCCTACGAGCAGGTGCTGCTGGACGACATCCTCGCCATCGGCCCGGTCCGGGACGCCCGGTCGACCTTCGCGATCCGCACCGTCCGCTCCCGCGGCCCCCTCCCGCTGGACCGCTGGCCGGCCGGACGCGGCGGGCGGTGACGCAGCGCCGGCAGAGGAGTTGTGGCAGCAGCCGGGCCCCGGGGCCGACCTGCTCCACCCGGGGGTAGGGGAGACTGGGCCGGGCGCGGCGCGGTGCCGTGCGGGACGAGGAGGAGCGAGCTGTGGCCGAACCCTTGATCGCGGCCGTCGGCGGTCGGCATCCGCAGGTCGACCCGGGCGCGTTCGTCGCACCCGGGGCGGTGGTGGTCGGTGACGTGACCGTCGGGCCGGGCGCGAGCGTCTGGTACGGGGCGGTGCTGCGCGGGGACGCCGAGCGGATCGTCGTCGGGGCGCTGACGAACATTCAGGACAACTGCACGGTGCACGCCGATCCGTCGTTCCCCGCGGTGCTCGGCGAGCGGATCTCGGTGGGCCACAACGCCGTGCTGCACGGCTGCACCGTCGAGGACGACGTGCTGATCGGGATGAGCGCCACCGTCCTGAACGGGGCGCGGATCGGCGCGGGCTCGCTGGTCGCGGCCGGTGCGGTGGTCCCGCAGGGCATGCAGGTCCCGCCCGGTTCGCTGGTGGCCGGTGTGCCCGCGAAGGTCAGACGCGAGCTGACCGAGGAGGAGAAGGCCGGGATCACGGCGAACGGCGCGGGCTACCAACTGCTCGCCGCCGCACACGCGCAGGACGTGGCGGGCGGCTGACCGCGCGGCCGACGCGCCGTCAGGCGGCCGGGGAGGCGGCCTTCGCCTCGGCGTGGGCCGCCCGGGCGGCCAGCACCTCGGGGACGCGGGACTCCGCCCAGCGGGCCAGCGCCCAGACCTGCCGGGCGGCCTCCTCGCCGAGCGGGGTGAGCGAGTAGTCGACGCGCGGCGGGATGACGGCGTGCGCCTCGCGGAGCACCAGGCCGTCCTGCTCCAGGGTCTGCAGGGTCTGGGCGAGCATCTTCTCGCTCACCCCGCCCACCGCGCGGCGCAGCTCGCTGAACCGGTGGGTGCTGTCCAGCAGCACGGCGAGCACCAGGACCGCCCAGCGGCTGGTGACGTGTTCGAGGATGCCGCGCGAGGCGCAGCCCGCCGAGTTGACGTCCGCCGGGAGGCCGCCGGTCAGTTCCTTCACCCTGAGGTTCATGGAAGTAGCTTACCCGAAAGTGGGTACTTCCGATTCGTTAGTGACTTTCCTACGGTTGGTGCGACAGCCGTCGTACCACCACAGGAGTTGCATCACCATGAGCATCGTCGTCACCGGCGCCACCGGTCAGCTCGGCCGCCTCGTCGTCGAGGAGCTGCTGGCCCGCGTCCCGGCCGCCGAGGTCGTCGCCGCCGTCCGCGACGAGCGGAAGGCCGCCGACCTGGCCGCGCGCGGCGTGGAGCTGCGGGTGGCGGACTACGACCGGCCGGAGACGCTGGCGGCCGCGATCCGCCCCGGCGACACCGTGCTGCTGATCTCCGGCAGCGAGGTCGGCCGCCGGGTCGCCCAGCACACCGCCGTCATCGAGGCCGCGAAGGCCGGCGGGGCCGCGCGACTGGTCTACACCGGCGTGCTCGGCGGCCCCGCCGCGGACTTCCGGCTGGCCGAGGAGCACCGGGCCACCGAGCAGCTGATCCTCGACTCCGGCCTGCCGTACACCTTCCTGCGCAACGGCTGGTACACCGAGAACTACACCGCCCTGATCCCCGTCCAGCTGGAGCACGGCGTGGCCGGCAGCACCTCCGGCGGGCGGATCGGCTCCGCCAGCCGCGCCGACTACGCCGCGGCGGCCGCGGCCGTGCTGACCGGCGAGGGCCACGAGAACCGGGCGTACGAGCTCAGCGGCGACCGGTCCTGGACGCTCGCCGAGTACGCCGCGGAACTGTCCCGGCAGAGCGGTCGCGAGGTCCTCCACCACGAGCTGCCGGCGGAGGCCAACCTCGGGGTGCTCACCGGCGCGGGCCTGCCGCTGCAGCTCGCCGAGATCCTGGTGGACGTCGACGTGTCCGCGATCGCCCGCGGCCTGCTGGCCGGCGGCAGCGGCGACCTGTCCCGCCTGATCGGCCGCCCGACCACCCCGCTCGCCGACACCGTCGCGCGGGCCCTCGCCGCCGCCTCCTGACGGCCCGTTGGCACCCGGCGCGGCCGCCGGGTGCGCGGACGGCGTGGTGTTGACGGCGGTCGCCGTGGTGCGGGCCCGGGCCGGGGCGACCGGAGGCGGGGCAGGGGCGGTCGAGGTGCTGGACGGGGTCGTCGCCCGGCGCGGGGGACGTGTCGGCAGCGCGACTGGCAGCGCGACTGGCGGCGCGGCTGACGCGGACTCCGCCCGGGCGGAGTCCGGCCGGTGACGAACCTTCACATCACTGGCCCGGACGGTCATGTGACGGTAATGAAATCTTCACGGCTCGGTATCTACCCGCATAGACTCCTGACTGCCAGTCTGGCTCGGCACCGCCGCCACGCCTCTTCGCCGAGCCCAGGAGCGCCCCGTGCCGAACCGTTCCGTCCGCCGCCTCGCCGCCGTCGCCGCCACCTCCGTCCTCGCCTTCGGAGCCGTCACCGCGAGCACCGGCACCGCCCAGGCCGCACTGCCCACCCCGGTCTCCGCCGCGACCGCCCGCACCTACCTGGGCCAGCTGACCGTCAAGGCCGAGAACCGCACCGGCTACAGCCGCGACCTGTTCCCGCACTGGATCACGGTCTCCGGCGCCTGCAACACCCGCGAGACCGTCCTCAAGCGCGACGGCTCCGGCGTCGTCACCGACTCCGCCTGCGCCGCCACCTCCGGCAGTTGGTTCTCCCCCTACGACGGCGCGACCTGGCACGCCGCCTCCGACCTCGACATCGACCACCTGGTCCCGCTCGCCGAGGCCTGGGACTCCGGCGCCTCCGCCTGGACCACCGCCCAGCGCCAGGCCTTCGCCAACGACCTCACCCGCCCCCAGCTGATCGCCGTCACCGACAGCGTCAACCAGGCCAAGGGAGACAAGGACCCCGCCGAGTGGCTCCCCTCCGTCACCGGCTACCGCTGCACCTACGTCCGCGCCTGGGTCCAGGTGAAGCACTACTACAACCTCTCGGTCGACACCGCCGAGAAGTCCGCCCTCACCAGCATCCTCAACGGCTGCTGACCGCACTCCGCCCGGGGGCCGCCAGGTCGGCGGGCCCCGGCGGGGCGATCACGACGGAGAGGCGACGAGGGCAGGATTCGACCCTGCGTCCACCCGGGAACAGGGCCGGGCGCTCCTCCGCAGGCCGCGGTGTCCGGGTCCGCGGCGAACGGTTCGTACGGCAGGACGTGCGCGAGGGCGCCCTTGCCGGTGACGGTGATCTCGCGCCGGCGCTGCTCGTGGACGAGCCGGGCCAGTCTGGCCTCCATCCGGCGCAGCAGCCGGAAACGCTTGTCGTACTGGCGTTCGGACATCTCCCCGCGCCCCGACGCCGCGCGCTCGCTCCGGTTCAGGCGGTCCGTGCCGAGGTCGTTCTGCCCGTACGAGCGGCCGATCTCCTCGCCCGCCCGCCGGATCACCGCCCGCGTCGTCCGGAAGGTCCGGCACGCTGCTGAACAGCACTGCCGCCCGCGCGAGTCCGTGCCTCCGGACGCTCGGCGCCCCACCTTGTCACCGCCACGGTCGGGTCTCCACTGCTCATCCGTTCAGTGGCAAGGGGTGAGCGCGAAGTCGAGGGGGAGCTGAAGGGCTGTCAGGACGGCGGCCAGGACGGTGGCGTAGGCGAGGCGGAAGCCGTCCATGCCGTCGGTGTCGCCGCAGGGGCGGAAGGCCAGGGCGGAGAGGGCCCAGCCGCCCCAGGCGGAGAGGGGGAGCGAGGCGAGCAGCCAGGCCCAGCCCGGACGTTTGCGGGCGGCCGTCGGTTCGGTGGTGTGCATCGGTGCCCCCCTGAGCGTGGCGGCGCCCCCCGGCGGGGCTGCTCGCCCCTGGATGGTTCGGAGACGATCCGGTTGGGTCGTACGTTACCGGGGTGAAGGCCTGACGAACAGTCAGGCCGGGGTCTGGACAAGTCATTACCGGTGGGTAAGTCTCGTGAGCTGTGACCGAATCCACCGCCACCGCGTCCACCGCCCGCCCGCCGCGCCGCCGGGTCATCCAGGCCGCCGCCCTGACCGCCGGCGCCCTCGCGCTGCCGCTGACCGGCGCCGCCGGCAGCGCCTCCGCCGCCACCGGCCCGCAGTTCCTGCACGGCGTGGCCTCAGGCGACCCGCTGCCCGACGGCATCCTGCTGTGGACCCGGGTCACCCCCGCTGCCGACGCCACCCCCGGCTCAGGCCTCGGCGCCGACACCGCCGTCCAGTGGCAGCTCGCCACCGACCGGAACTTCACCGCGATCGCCGCCACCGGCACCGTCACCACCACCGCGGCCACCGACCACACCCTGAAGGCCGACGTCCGCGGCCTGCGCCCCGACACCGCCTACTGGTTCCGCTTCCTGGCCGGCGACGCCGTCTCGCCCGTCGGCCGCACCCGCACCGCCCCCGCCACCGACGCGGCGGTGGCCCGGCTCCGCCTGGGCGTGGCGTCCTGCGCGAACTGGGAGGCCGGCTACTTCTCCGCGTACCGGCACCTCGCCGCCCGCGGCGACCTGGACGTGTTCCTGTTCCTCGGCGACTACATCTACGAGTACGCCTCCGGCGCGTACGGCACCCGCGGCACCGTGGTGCGCCCGCACGCCCCCGCCAACGAGATCGTCACGCTCGCCGACTACCGCACCCGGCACGGCCGTTACAAGACCGACGCGGACCTGCAGGCGCTGCACGCCGCCGTCCCGACGGTGGCGATCTGGGACGACCACGAGTTCGCCAACGACGCCTGGTCCGGCGGGGCCGAGAATCACACCCCCGGCGCCGAGGGCGACTGGGCGGCCCGGGTCGCCGCGGCCAAGCAGGCCTACTTCGAGTGGATGCCGGTCCGCCCGTCGGTGGCCGGCACCACCTACCGGCGGCTGCGCTACGGCAAGCTCGCCGACCTGCACCTTCTCGACCTGCGCTCGTTCCGCTCGCAGCAGGCGTCGATCGGTAACGGCGAGGTCGACTCCGCCGACCGCACCATCACCGGCCGGGCCCAACTCGACTGGCTGAAGGCCGGACTGGCCGCCTCCGACACCACCTGGCGGCTGGTCGGCAACGAGGTGATGATCTCCCCGGTGGCGTTCCTCTCGCTGCCCGACTACCTGGTCCGCCCGCTCGCGCAGCTGCTCGGCCTGCCCGGCGAGGGCCTGGCCGTCAACGTCGACCAGTGGGACGGCTACACCCACGACCGCCGTGAGCTGCTCGGCCACCTGAAGGACCATCACATCACCAACACGGTGTTCCTGACCGGCGACATCCACTCCGCCTGGGCCTGCGACGTGCCGTTCGAGGCCGCCACCTACCCGGCCTCCGGCAGCGCCGCCACCGAGTTCGTGGTCACCTCGGTCACCTCCGACAACATCGACGACATCCTCAAGGTCGCCCCCGGCACCCTGTCGCTGGTCGCCTCCGCGGCGATCCAGGCCGCCAACCGGCACGTCAAGTGGACCGACCTGGACTCGCACGGCTACGGCGTCCTGGACATCACCGCCGAGCGCGCCCAGATGGACTACTACGTGCTGTCCGACCGCACCCGGGCGGACGCGACCAGCACGTGGGCCCGCTCCTACCGCACCAAGGCGGGCACCCAGCAGATCGAGCGGGTCTACTCCCCGGCGAACTGACCTTCGCGGCACGGGCGGCGGGGCGAGGACGACCCGGTTCCGCGGCAGCGGGGGCTGCCGGTGCACGTCGCGGGCTGCCGGGCTGACGGGCGGTCAGCCCGAGGCCGGGACGCGCCACTGTTGGGCGGTGTTGCCCGGGGTGCAGGTCTCCATGGTGACGCGGTTGCCGGAACCGTTGTCGGTCAGGCAGGTGCTGCCCATGTAGTCCTTCAGGTAGACCGCGCCCTGGGTGGAGGCCGTCGTCACGCTCCAACTGGTCAACACGCTGAAGTCGGACTGCAGTTCGATGCTCTTGTCGTTCTCCTGGACCAGCACCGGCTTGCTCTGGTTGCACGGGTACAGCTTGTACCAGCCGCCCGGGTCGGGCGCCGAGCGGTACCAGCCCCAGGAGGTGTTGCGGTCCATCACCACCGCCGTGCCGCCCGCCAGGTTGTTCGCCGCCAGGCCGAGGCGCTGTCCCGAGCCCACCGCGGTGATGTACCCCCAGCCCTGCCCGCCGCAGCCCTGCGGCGGGCCGGCCGGGGTCGACCCGGTGGAGCCCGTGCCGCCCGCACCGCTGCCCGCCGGGGTGGTTGCGGGATTGCCGCCGCCCGGCTGCTGGCCGCCGCTGCCGGAGCCGCCGACGGAACCCCCGACGGAACCCCCGACGCTGGTCTGGGCGGGCGGGGCGCCGGTGGCGGGCTGACCGGACGTCGACTGCTGGGGCTGCGCCGAGGGCGAGGCCGGATCGGTGGGCGGGGCGGAGGTGGTGGCGGCGCCGGTGGCGGGGGAGAGGGCGGTGGATCCGGTGGCGCCGGGCGTCGATCCGGTGCCCGAGGTCTGCGCGGCCTCCTTCTTCCACGGCACGGTCTCGTACAGCACCGCACCGCCCGCGCCCAGCGAGATCACCACCGGTATCACCACTGGCACCAGCAGCCGACGGCGGCGCCCGGCCGGCCGGGCGGTCTCCGCGGTACGGGCCGCCGGGTCGGCCCCCGCCGTCGGCGTGGCCGCGGCGGCGGGCGCGCCCAGCGGGGTGGGCTGCTCGGCAACGGTGGCGAGCAGTGTCCGGGCTGTCACCGGCCGGGCCGCGGAGGGGAGTTCGGCCGCCGCCCGGGCGGCCGCGGCCATCGCCGCCGCGTCCGGGAAGCGGTCCGCCGGGTCCTTGGCGAGGGCCCGCTCGACGAACGCCCGCACCGGCTCCGGGAACTCCTCCGCCAGCCGGGGCGGGGCCTGCTGGAGGTGCTTGACCACCACCTCCAGCACCGTGTCACCCGTGAACGGCGGCTGCCCCGTGAGCAGTTCGAAGCAGACCACGCCGATCGAGTACAGGTCCGAGCGCGGCGTGACCGCCTGCCCGGCCGCCTGCTCCGGCGCCGCGTACAGGGCCGTGCCCAGCACCGAGTGCGTGGTGGTGAGCTTGGTGCCGGCCATCGCCCGGGCGATCCCGAAGTCGGTGACCACCGTGCCGCCGCCGTCGCGGACCATGAGGTTCGACGGCTTCAAGTCCCGGTGCACGATGTCCCGTCGGTGTGCGGCGTGCAGTGCGTCCAAGGCGTCCGCGACCAGGCCCAGCGCCCGGGACGGCACCATCGGGCCGTCCTGCGCCAGCACCCGGTGCAGCGGGAGGCCCTCGATCAGCTCCATCACGATGTACGTGGCGCGGACCTCGGTGTCCGCGGCCGGCTCGCAGTAGTCGATCACCTGGACGATGCCCGGGTGCCGCACCGTCGCCAGGATGCGGGCCTCCCGGCGGAACCGCTCGATGAAGTCCTGCTCGTCGCCCAGCCCCGGGTGCATCACCTTGATCGCGACCGCCCGGCCCAGCACCGAGTCCTCGGCCCGCCAGACCTCGCCCATGCCGCCGCTGCCCAGCCGCTCGCCCAAGGCGTAGCGGCCGCCCAGCACGGTGCCCCGTCCCCACATCACGTTCCCCCATGACTCCGCCTGACATGACAGGTCGTCAAGCGGGATCAAGCCAACCATGTCCGGCGTGGAGCCGGGGGCGTTTCAGCCAGTGGTCTCGGCGGTGATCCACTCCAGGTAGGCGGGGTCGCCGCCGACCACCGGGACGGCGACGATCTCCGGGGTGTCGTAGGAGTGCCGCTCGCCGATGAACGCGGCGAGCCGGTCGCCGAGGCCGGCCCGGGTCTTGAAGTCCACCCGCCACTCGTCGCCGGACCGGACTTCGCCGTCCCACCAGTACACCGAAGAGATCGGGTGCACCTGCGCGCAGGCTGCCAGGCGTTCCCGCACGACCGCCGCGGCGAGGTCGCGCGCCTTCGTCTCGTCCTCGTGGGTGGTCGTCACCACGACGTAGCCGTCCTGAGTCTCCATGGAGCGAGCGTAGAACGGGCGGCCGGCGGCGGGCGTCAAGCGGTGGCGGCGGTCATGCCGCCCGCGTACTCCGTCTGCTTCGCGGTCTCGGTCAACCAGTCCTGGAAGTGCTCCAGGCGCAGCGGCGGCGAGGCGGGGAAGTCCGGCCGGAGCGAGCCCTGCGGGAAGAACGCCACCGCGCAGCCCCGGCACAGCCAGGCCGCCCGCCAGACCCCGTGCACCAGCTGCCACTGCTCGTAGCGCACCGGCCATCCGCCCTCCGCCAGCCGGCGGCGGCGGGCCGCGACCAGCACCGCCCGGCCGGTCGCCCCGAACACCCCGGCCAGCAGGAGCACGAGCACGCAGATCGCCAGCGAGCCGAGGACCACGCGGTGGTCGTCCGACCCCAACCCGATCAGGAAGATCAGCAGCGGCAGGATCTGCAGCCCCGCCAAGGTGAACAGCACCGCGGACGCGGGGCTCAGCAGCTTCGGCTCCCGCGGCACGTCGAGCTGCTCGCGGACGGACGCGTCCAGCGCGGACTGCGGGTCCAGGACCGCGGCGGAGACGAGAACGGTGTGGTCGGCCGTGCCACAGGCGGGACAGCTGGCGGTCATCGGAACGTGCTCCGGAACTCTCGAACGGGCGTGACGGGTGGCTCGGCGCGCCACTGTAGCGGTCCGAGAACGTCGTACGCGCGGGGCCGGACGGTTCGCCGGTCGTCCGGGCCGCCGAGCGCGCCCGCACCGGACGGGGTGTCAGGACAGGGTGGCGGAGCCGGTGTCGGCGAGTGGGCGCAGGGCCAGCCCGGCGGCGAGCGCGCGGGAGACGTCCACCCGGTTGACGGCTGCGCAGTCCCGGTCGAGGACACTGACGGAACTCCGTCCCGGCGGCCGAGAACCTCACCCTCCCGGTGACGGATCGACCTGATGCCGCTCCGGCGCGGGCGAACGTAGCAGACCGGGATCGGTCGCGGCACCGGGTCTTCGCCGCCGGGGGCCGGTGGTGGGACGCCCGCGCGGCGGTGAGGATCAGGGACGGGACGAGGGCGGAGGCCGAGCGGACCTTCCGCCCCCTGCGGGGCTTCGAGCTCCCGAGGGCGAGCACGCCCGGCCGGCCTAGCCGAGCGCTTCGGGGCTCGGTACGCCGCTGTAGGCGGGGGCGAAGAACACCAGGACGACCAAGTCCTCGGTGATGTCGTGGAAGCGGTGCGACTCCCGCGCGGGGACGAACAGGGAGCTGCCCGGGGCGACCTCGACCGTGCGCCCGCCGGAGGTGAAGCGGGCCCGGCCCCGGGTGACGACGTAGATCTCGTCCTCCAGGTGCGGTGACTGGTCGTCAACGGACCCGGCGGGCAGGGAGTACGTGCCGAAACTGAGCGAGGGCACCCGGAGGTGCTCCGCGTAGTCGGGCGAGCCGTCCGCGGCGGGCCGGAACCGTCCGCTGTCGATGATCTCCATGGTCGGCGATCCTCGCACGGCCGGGTGGCCCGGGGCGAGGGTGGTCGAGGGCCCGGCCGGGTGGGGCCGGCCGGGGGTTCGGTGGGGGCGTGGTGGGGTCAGGGGGTGGCGGCGGTGATCCGGGTGCGGGGGAAGGTGCGCTGCTCCAGGGCATCGAGGGCGGCGGAGGCGAAGTCGCCGGTGGTGATGCGGCTGGTGCCCGCGGCGTCCGTCAACGGGGCGTCGGTGGCGGCGACCCGGTAGCGGCCGGTGCGGGGGCCGGGCTCCAGACGGACCGGGGGCGGGCTGAGGTACGTCCACTCCACCGGGGTGTCGGCGGCCCGGAGCACGTCGAGGGCGGCGGCCTGGTCGCGGGCCGTCTCCACGTACTGCGCGGGAAACCCGGGGGAGTCGACGAACCGCCGGCCCGGGGCGTACTCCAGGCTGCCGCCGCCGCCCACGAACAGCAGGCGGGCCACACCGGCCTCGGGGAGGGCGGCGAGCAGGGCCTCGGCGGCGCGCGGGACGAGCCGGTCGGGGCCCTTGAGTGCGGCGACCACCGCGTCGTGACCGGCCAGGACGGAGGCCAGCGCGGCGGCGTCCGCCGCATCGGCGTCGGCCCGGCCGAGCGGCGTGACCTGGTGGCCCCGGCGGACGGCCTCGCGGGCCAGCTCGCCGCCGAGGTTGCCGCTCGCGCCGAGCACGGCGATCCGCAGCGGGCGCGGGGCGGGCAGGCGGTCGAGGAAGGCCTCGATCAGCGGGGCGATCTCCGGCAGGCACTCCTCCAGGGCGAAGTGGCCGGTGTCGAGGAGGTGCACCTCGGCGCCCGGCACGTCCCGCCGGAAGGCCTCTGCGCCGGCCGGGAGGAAGAAGGCGTCGTTGCGGCCCCACAGCACCAGCGTCGGCGGGCGGTGCTCGCGCAGCCAGCGCTGCCAGACCGGGTACCGCTCGACGTTGCTGTGGTAGTCCAGGGCCAGTGCCGTCTGGGCGGCGCGGCGGCCGGGGAGGTCGAGGAAGTGCTGGTCGAGCGTCCACCCGTCCGGGGAGATCAGGGACGGGTCGGTGGCACCGCCCTCGTACTGACCGCGCGTCACCTCCAGGGTGAACAGCGGCTGGACGGCCTCGGCGGCGCCCGGCTCGCCGGTGCGGTGGGCGATCGCGCCGAGCGCCGGCTCGGACAGGCCCTCGGTGTACGCGTTGGCGTTCTGCACGATCAGGCCGGTGATCCGCTCCGGCCGGCGGGCCGCCAGCCGGAAGCCGACCGGGCCGCCGAAGTCGAAGGCGAACAGCGCGAAGCGCTCCAGGCCGAGGGCCAGCACGAAGCCCTCCACGACCTCGGCCAGCGCGTCGAAGGAGAAGACGAAGGACTCCGGGACCTCGGTGTGGCCGAAACCGGGGTAGTCCGGGGCGATCAGCCGGTAGCGCGAACCGAGGGCGTCGAACAGGCGGCGGAACTGGTGCGAGGCGGACGGGAAGCCGTGCAGCAGTAACAGGACCGGGGCGGTCTCCGGTCCGGCGGCGCGGTAGAAGACACGGACGCCGTCGACCTCCACGAAGCGGTGCTCCACGCGGGGCAGGTGCATGCAGGGCTCTCCCTGGAACGGGCCAAATGCAGTTGATTCTGCATTAGGCTCGATCCTGGCGGACCCGCCGCCACTAACGCAAGAGGAATTCGATTTGGCCGCCGATGTGACCACCGATCAGACCGACGGGGCGTCAGGACCC
The DNA window shown above is from Streptomyces sp. TLI_171 and carries:
- a CDS encoding Lrp/AsnC family transcriptional regulator yields the protein MPSNSYDRIDRAILEHLQRNGRTANVDLADAVRLSPSSCLRRTKALEADGVIAGYRAELDRDSVGLGLTVFIALRVEQHSRETSRHIEEKLCAIPSVVACHVVSGEADFLVEVAVPDLAAYEQVLLDDILAIGPVRDARSTFAIRTVRSRGPLPLDRWPAGRGGR
- a CDS encoding gamma carbonic anhydrase family protein — protein: MAEPLIAAVGGRHPQVDPGAFVAPGAVVVGDVTVGPGASVWYGAVLRGDAERIVVGALTNIQDNCTVHADPSFPAVLGERISVGHNAVLHGCTVEDDVLIGMSATVLNGARIGAGSLVAAGAVVPQGMQVPPGSLVAGVPAKVRRELTEEEKAGITANGAGYQLLAAAHAQDVAGG
- a CDS encoding helix-turn-helix domain-containing protein, producing the protein MNLRVKELTGGLPADVNSAGCASRGILEHVTSRWAVLVLAVLLDSTHRFSELRRAVGGVSEKMLAQTLQTLEQDGLVLREAHAVIPPRVDYSLTPLGEEAARQVWALARWAESRVPEVLAARAAHAEAKAASPAA
- a CDS encoding NAD(P)H-binding protein codes for the protein MSIVVTGATGQLGRLVVEELLARVPAAEVVAAVRDERKAADLAARGVELRVADYDRPETLAAAIRPGDTVLLISGSEVGRRVAQHTAVIEAAKAGGAARLVYTGVLGGPAADFRLAEEHRATEQLILDSGLPYTFLRNGWYTENYTALIPVQLEHGVAGSTSGGRIGSASRADYAAAAAAVLTGEGHENRAYELSGDRSWTLAEYAAELSRQSGREVLHHELPAEANLGVLTGAGLPLQLAEILVDVDVSAIARGLLAGGSGDLSRLIGRPTTPLADTVARALAAAS
- a CDS encoding HNH endonuclease family protein; translated protein: MPNRSVRRLAAVAATSVLAFGAVTASTGTAQAALPTPVSAATARTYLGQLTVKAENRTGYSRDLFPHWITVSGACNTRETVLKRDGSGVVTDSACAATSGSWFSPYDGATWHAASDLDIDHLVPLAEAWDSGASAWTTAQRQAFANDLTRPQLIAVTDSVNQAKGDKDPAEWLPSVTGYRCTYVRAWVQVKHYYNLSVDTAEKSALTSILNGC
- a CDS encoding alkaline phosphatase, which translates into the protein MTESTATASTARPPRRRVIQAAALTAGALALPLTGAAGSASAATGPQFLHGVASGDPLPDGILLWTRVTPAADATPGSGLGADTAVQWQLATDRNFTAIAATGTVTTTAATDHTLKADVRGLRPDTAYWFRFLAGDAVSPVGRTRTAPATDAAVARLRLGVASCANWEAGYFSAYRHLAARGDLDVFLFLGDYIYEYASGAYGTRGTVVRPHAPANEIVTLADYRTRHGRYKTDADLQALHAAVPTVAIWDDHEFANDAWSGGAENHTPGAEGDWAARVAAAKQAYFEWMPVRPSVAGTTYRRLRYGKLADLHLLDLRSFRSQQASIGNGEVDSADRTITGRAQLDWLKAGLAASDTTWRLVGNEVMISPVAFLSLPDYLVRPLAQLLGLPGEGLAVNVDQWDGYTHDRRELLGHLKDHHITNTVFLTGDIHSAWACDVPFEAATYPASGSAATEFVVTSVTSDNIDDILKVAPGTLSLVASAAIQAANRHVKWTDLDSHGYGVLDITAERAQMDYYVLSDRTRADATSTWARSYRTKAGTQQIERVYSPAN
- a CDS encoding serine/threonine-protein kinase → MWGRGTVLGGRYALGERLGSGGMGEVWRAEDSVLGRAVAIKVMHPGLGDEQDFIERFRREARILATVRHPGIVQVIDYCEPAADTEVRATYIVMELIEGLPLHRVLAQDGPMVPSRALGLVADALDALHAAHRRDIVHRDLKPSNLMVRDGGGTVVTDFGIARAMAGTKLTTTHSVLGTALYAAPEQAAGQAVTPRSDLYSIGVVCFELLTGQPPFTGDTVLEVVVKHLQQAPPRLAEEFPEPVRAFVERALAKDPADRFPDAAAMAAAARAAAELPSAARPVTARTLLATVAEQPTPLGAPAAAATPTAGADPAARTAETARPAGRRRRLLVPVVIPVVISLGAGGAVLYETVPWKKEAAQTSGTGSTPGATGSTALSPATGAATTSAPPTDPASPSAQPQQSTSGQPATGAPPAQTSVGGSVGGSVGGSGSGGQQPGGGNPATTPAGSGAGGTGSTGSTPAGPPQGCGGQGWGYITAVGSGQRLGLAANNLAGGTAVVMDRNTSWGWYRSAPDPGGWYKLYPCNQSKPVLVQENDKSIELQSDFSVLTSWSVTTASTQGAVYLKDYMGSTCLTDNGSGNRVTMETCTPGNTAQQWRVPASG
- the cutA gene encoding divalent-cation tolerance protein CutA, with the protein product METQDGYVVVTTTHEDETKARDLAAAVVRERLAACAQVHPISSVYWWDGEVRSGDEWRVDFKTRAGLGDRLAAFIGERHSYDTPEIVAVPVVGGDPAYLEWITAETTG
- a CDS encoding cupin domain-containing protein; this translates as MEIIDSGRFRPAADGSPDYAEHLRVPSLSFGTYSLPAGSVDDQSPHLEDEIYVVTRGRARFTSGGRTVEVAPGSSLFVPARESHRFHDITEDLVVLVFFAPAYSGVPSPEALG
- a CDS encoding alpha/beta fold hydrolase; its protein translation is MHLPRVEHRFVEVDGVRVFYRAAGPETAPVLLLLHGFPSASHQFRRLFDALGSRYRLIAPDYPGFGHTEVPESFVFSFDALAEVVEGFVLALGLERFALFAFDFGGPVGFRLAARRPERITGLIVQNANAYTEGLSEPALGAIAHRTGEPGAAEAVQPLFTLEVTRGQYEGGATDPSLISPDGWTLDQHFLDLPGRRAAQTALALDYHSNVERYPVWQRWLREHRPPTLVLWGRNDAFFLPAGAEAFRRDVPGAEVHLLDTGHFALEECLPEIAPLIEAFLDRLPAPRPLRIAVLGASGNLGGELAREAVRRGHQVTPLGRADADAADAAALASVLAGHDAVVAALKGPDRLVPRAAEALLAALPEAGVARLLFVGGGGSLEYAPGRRFVDSPGFPAQYVETARDQAAALDVLRAADTPVEWTYLSPPPVRLEPGPRTGRYRVAATDAPLTDAAGTSRITTGDFASAALDALEQRTFPRTRITAATP